GTAGAGGGTAGTGGAATTTCCTGTGTAGCGGTGAAATGCGTAGATATAGGAAGGAACACCAGTGGCGAAGGCGACTACCTGGACTGATACTGACACTGAGGTGCGAAAGCGTGGGGAGCAAACAGGATTAGATACCCTGGTAGTCCACGCCGTAAACGATGTCGACTAGCCGTTGGGATCCTTGAGATCTTAGTGGCGCAGCTAACGCATTAAGTCGACCGCCTGGGGAGTACGGCCGCAAGGTTAAAACTCAAATGAATTGACGGGGGCCCGCACAAGCGGTGGAGCATGTGGTTTAATTCGAAGCAACGCGAAGAACCTTACCTGGCCTTGACATGCTGAGAACTTTCCAGAGATGGATTGGTGCCTTCGGGAACTCAGACACAGGTGCTGCATGGCTGTCGTCAGCTCGTGTCGTGAGATGTTGGGTTAAGTCCCGTAACGAGCGCAACCCTTGTCCTTAGTTACCAGCACCTCGGGTGGGCACTCTAAGGAGACTGCCGGTGACAAACCGGAGGAAGGTGGGGATGACGTCAAGTCATCATGGCCCTTACGGCCAGGGCTACACACGTGCTACAATGGTCGGTACAAAGGGTTGCCAAGCCGCGAGGTGGAGCTAATCCCATAAAACCGATCGTAGTCCGGATCGCAGTCTGCAACTCGACTGCGTGAAGTCGGAATCGCTAGTAATCGTGAATCAGAATGTCACGGTGAATACGTTCCCGGGCCTTGTACACACCGCCCGTCACACCATGGGAGTGGGTTGCTCCAGAAGTAGCTAGTCTAACCGCAAGGGGGACGGTTACCACGGAGTGATTCATGACTGGGGTGAAGTCGTAACAAGGTAGCCGTAGGGGAACCTGCGGCTGGATCACCTCCTTAATCGAAGACTTCAGCTTCTTCATAAGTTCCCACACGAATTGCTTGATTCACTTGCGAAAAGCGATTGGGTTGAGACCCGAGAGTGACGATTGGGTCTGTAGCTCAGTTGGTTAGAGCGCACCCCTGATAAGGGTGAGGTCGGCAGTTCGAATCTGCCCAGACCCACCAATTGTCGGGATGGCCAGTGTCTAAACGGGGCCATAGCTCAGCTGGGAGAGCGCCTGCTTTGCACGCAGGAGGTCAGGAGTTCGATCCTCCTTGGCTCCACCATCAACTCAAGATCGCTGAAAGCTCAGAACTGAGCATCTGCCAAGACTGGTTGAGATGTTGAGTTCTGGACTTTGCGCCAGAACTGTTCTTTAAAAATTTGGGTATGTGATAGAAGTGACTAACAATGTGTTTCACTGCACATTGTTAATCAAGGCAAAATTTGCGAGTTCAAGCGCGAATTTTCGGCGAATGTCGTCTTCACGTTACGAATCTATAACCAGATTGCTTGGGGTTATATGGTCAAGTGAAGAAGCGCATACGGTGGATGCCTTGGCAGTCAGAGGCGATGAAAGACGTGGTAGCCTGCGATAAGCTTCGGGGAGTCGGCAAACAGACTTTGATCCGGAGATCTCTGAATGGGGGAACCCACCCAGCATAAGCTGGGTATCATGCACTGAATACATAGGTGTATGAGGCGAACCAGGGGAACTGAAACATCTAAGTACCCTGAGGAAAAGAAATCAACCGAGATTCCCTTAGTAGTGGCGAGCGAACGGGGATTAGCCCTTAAGCTTCTTTGATTTTAGCGGAACGCTCTGGAAAGTGCGGCCATAGTGGGTGATAGCCCTGTACGCGAAAAGGTCTTAGAAGTGAAATCGAGTAGGACGGCGCACGTGAAACGTTGTCTGAATATGGGGGGACCATCCTCCAAGGCTAAATACTACTGACTGACCGATAGTGAACCAGTACCGTGAGGGAAAGGCGAAAAGAACCCCGGAGAGGGGAGTGAAATAGAACCTGAAACCGTATGCGTACAAGCAGTGGGAGCCTACTTTGTTAGGTGACTGCGTACCTTTTGTATAATGGGTCAGCGACTTATATTCAGTGGCGAGCTTAACCGAATAGGGGAGGCGTAGCGAAAGCGAGTCTTAATAGGGCGTTTAGTCGCTGGGTATAGACCCGAAACCGGGCGATCTATCCATGGGCAGGTTGAAGGTTAGGTAACACTGACTGGAGGACCGAACCGACTACCGTTGAAAAGTTAGCGGATGACCTGTGGATCGGAGTGAAAGGCTAATCAAGCTCGGAGATAGCTGGTTCTCCTCGAAAGCTATTTAGGTAGCGCCTCACGTATCACTCCAGGGGGTAGAGCACTGTTTCGGCTAGGGGGTCATCCCGACTTACCAAACCGATGCAAACTCCGAATACCTGGAAGTGCCGAGCGTGGGAGACACACGGCGGGTGCTAACGTCCGTCGTGAAAAGGGAAACAACCCAGACCGTCAGCTAAGGTCCCAAAGTTATGGTTAAGTGGGAAACGATGTGGGAAGGCTTAGACAGCTAGGAGGTTGGCTTAGAAGCAGCCACCCTTTAAAGAAAGCGTAATAGCTCACTAGTCGAGTCGGCCTGCGCGGAAGATGTAACGGGGCTCAAACCATACACCGAAGCTACGGGTATCACGTAAGTGATGCGGTAGAGGAGCGTTCTGTAAGCCTGTGAAGGTGAGTTGAGAAGCTTGCTGGAGGTATCAGAAGTGCGAATGCTGACATGAGTAACGACAATGCGAGTGAAAAACTCGCACGCCGAAAGACCAAGGTTTCCTGCGCAACGTTAATCGACGCAGGGTTAGTCGGCCCCTAAGGCGAGGCAGAAATGCGTAGTCGATGGGAAACGGGTTAATATTCCCGTACTTCTAGTTACTGCGATGGGGGGACGGAGAAGGCTAGGCCAGCACGGCGTTGGTTGTCCGTGTTTAAGGTGGTAGGCAGAGATCTTAGGTAAATCCGGGGTCTTAATGCCGAGAACTGATGACGAGCGTTCTTTTAGAATGCGAAGTGGTTGATGCCATGCTTCCAGGAAAAGCCTCTAAGCTTCAGGTAACTAGGAACCGTACCCCAAACCGACACAGGTGGTCGGGTAGAGAATACCAAGGCGCTTGAGAGAACTCGGGTGAAGGAACTAGGCAAAATGGCACCGTAACTTCGGGAGAAGGTGCGCCGGTGAGGGTGAAGTATTTACTACGTAAGCCCATGCCGGTCGAAGATACCAGGCCGCTGCGACTGTTTATTAAAAACACAGCACTCTGCAAACACGAAAGTGGACGTATAGGGTGTGACGCCTGCCCGGTGCCGGAAGGTTAATTGATGGGGTTAGCGCAAGCGAAGCTCTTGATCGAAGCCCCGGTAAACGGCGGCCGTAACTATAACGGTCCTAAGGTAGCGAAATTCCTTGTCGGGTAAGTTCCGACCTGCACGAATGGCGTAACGATGGCGGCGCTGTCTCCACCCGAGACTCAGTGAAATTGAAATCGCTGTGAAGATGCAGTGTATCCGCGGCTAGACGGAAAGACCCCGTGAACCTTTACTGTAGCTTTGCACTGGACTTTGAGCCTGCTTGTGTAGGATAGGTGGGAGGCTTTGAAGCGTGGACGCCAGTTCGCGTGGAGCCATCCTTGAAATACCACCCTGGCATGCTTGAGGTTCTAACTCTGGTCCGTCATCCGGATCGAGGACAGTGTATGGTGGGCAGTTTGACTGGGGCGGTCTCCTCCCAAAGAGTAACGGAGGAGTACGAAGGTGCGCTCAGACCGGTCGGAAATCGGTCGCAGAGTATAAAGGCAAAAGCGCGCTTGACTGCGAGACAGACACGTCGAGCAGGTACGAAAGTAGGTCTTAGTGATCCGGTGGTTCTGTATGGAAGGGCCATCGCTCAACGGATAAAAGGTACTCCGGGGATAACAGGCTGATACCGCCCAAGAGTTCATATCGACGGCGGTGTTTGGCACCTCGATGTCGGCTCATCACATCCTGGGGCTGAAGCCGGTCCCAAGGGTATGGCTGTTCGCCATTTAAAGTGGTACGCGAGCTGGGTTTAGAACGTCGTGAGACAGTTCGGTCCCTATCTGCCGTGGACGTTTGAGATTTGAGAGGGGCTGACCTTAGTACGAGAGGACCGGGTTGGACGAACCTCTGGTGTTCCGGTTGTCACGCCAGTGGCACTGCCGGGTAGCTACGTTCGGAAAAGATAACCGCTGAAAGCATCTAAGCGGGAAACTTGCCTCAAGATGAGATCTCACTGGAGCCTTGAGCTCCCTAAAGGGCCGTCGAAGACTACGACGTTGATAGGTTGGGTGTGTAAGCGCTGTGAGGCGTTGAGCTAACCAATACTAATTGCCCGTGAGGCTTGACCATATAACACCCAAACAATCTGTAGATTGTCGGTGATGGTGAAGTCGACAAACGAACCGAAAGTTCGCTAAGAACCGCAAAGCCAAGATCACATACCCAATTCGCTGTGGCGGCTTAACACCGACACAGCAACCGAATTGCTTGACGACCATAGAGCGTTGGAACCACCTGATCCCATCCCGAACTCAGTAGTGAAACGACGCATCGCCGATGGTAGTGTGGGGTTTCCCCATGTGAGAGTAGGTCATCGTCAAGCTCCTATCCCCAAACCCCCATCCGCGAAAGCGGGTGGGGGTTTGGCCTTTATGGGCGAAATACTTTCCAGGACTGCTGTCTCGGCAGTCCGAGGGCAAAGTGCGCATCCCGCATGCGTGAATCGCGCGCATTAAAAAACCACCGCACCGGTGGCTTTTGCGTTTCTTCAGCGCTAGGGCAGGTCAGTCGCCGCGGTACTCACAGCCACTGGTGCAGGTCTCGTGTACGCGGATGCGTGACAGTTCCGGCAGTAGCGGCTTGAGTTCCTGCCAGATCCACTTGGCCAGATTCTCGCTGGTGGGGTTTTCCAGGCCGGGGATGTCGTTCAGGTAATTGTGGTCGAGGCGTTCGTAGATCGGCTTGAAGATCGCCTTGATCTCGGCGAAGTCGCGAATCCAGCCGGTGTGCGGATCGACCTCGCCCTCGATATAGATGGCGGCGCGGAAGGAGTGGCCATGCAGGCGGCCGCACTTGTGGCCCGCCGGCACATGCGGCAGGAGATGGGCGGATTCGAAGGTGAATTCTTTGAACAGTTCCAAGATAAACGCTCTGCTGGATAGGCCGCGAAGCGGCGTGAAGCTCGCCTGGCAGTTTACCAGTTCGGACGCTTGACGAGCCTGCCGCAGGCGATCGAACGTGCTGTTGAGCCAGCCGGCGAAGGCTGCAACTTGCCCCGGCAATTCACTAGGAGGGGCTCATCGCTCATGCTGCTTGCGGTCGCTGCGCGGGTGATGAAGTCCTCGGGCGAGTTGAGCAGGCCCTTCTCCTCCAGATCTCTGCAGTTGCTGGCGGGCGAATGCTTGCTGCCACTGCGGATGAACCGGCAGCCGCTGCCCTCGACGAAGGCGAGCAGTTCATTCACTTCCTTGCGGCCCTGCTCATCCAGAGCGGCCTGCACGTTGCCGCAGAAGATCAGGGTAGAAAGCGCCCGGCTTCGGCTTAGCGGCATGATTGCTTTCTGGCCGTACGTTCATAGAGGTTGCAGGCGTTCGCCCAGGCGACCGCTGTCGGCCAGTTCGAGGAACTCATCACCTAGGCGCTGGCTCTCGATCATTGCCTTGCGCCAGTAGCGTTCGCGTCCGCTATCGTCGCCTAGGTAGCGCTTGAAGTCGCTACGGTCCGGTAGCTTGCCATGGGGCAATTTGGCCAGATACTCGCGCGACGGCGCCAGCAGCAGCACGTCCTGCAGGCGCTCGGCGTCGCCGCGGCGCCAGGACAGGCCCTTGTCGAACCAGCCGGGGATGACCTTGTCGGTGAAGTGCGGATAGAGCACCACGCCATCGGCCTGGTAGGGCAAGTCGAGGTGATAGTCGAGCAGGCCACCGTCGCGGTAGGCGCCCGGTTCGAGGCCGGGGATCTCGCGGATCGCCTCCATCACCATGGGGATCGAGCCCGAGGCCAGCAGGGCGTGGCGTAGATTGTCCTCGGCGAGGGTATGAAAGTGCGAGCGGAAGTCGTTCAAGGCACCCAGTGGCGGCATCTGGCGGGCGTCGTGGAGGATTATCCGGTCGAAATGCCGGCCCAGGCGGCTGCGGCTCAGCAGGTTGTTGCCGATCACCGACGACAGGCCCAAGCCGAGCTTGCCGCGATGGTCATGCTGGAGCAGGCCGTGGCTGCGTACCACCACGATATTCAGGCGGTACAGCGGATTATCCAGCACCGCCGCGTCCTGGCCTTCGAGCAGGTCATCGAGCAGCTGCACACAGCTGCGCGATACCTCGGCCATGCTCACGCCCTTGGCGAAGCGCTGGCCGGTATACAGCTCGCCGAGGCGGCGGATACCGGCGCAGGGATCGGGCAGACAGGCACTGGCGAAACGCCAGGAGCCGATCGAGGCGCCGATCAGGGTGCGTTCGCGGGGTGCACGTGGCAGCCAGTCACCGAACAGGGCCAGATCGAGTCCCTGGATGCCGAGGCCCTTGGGGCCACCGGCGGCGCCAGGCAGAATAGCGACATCGGCTGGCCGCAGGCCCTGCTCGCGGATACGCCTCAGGGCGCGCTTGCCGGCGCGCAGGCTGAGGGCTGGGGACTTGATATGGATGGCGGTCATGCTCGGCTCCGTATTGCAGGCCAGCGATTATAGTGGCGTGCCGGTTCAGGCCAAGCGGCTTCAGCGGGTGAATACCCCGTCAGCTGTGAGTCTTGTGCGGATTCAGCTTGAATTAAGTCGGCATCGCTATCTTGGGCACCGTAGACAACAGACACCCCCAAGGAGAACACCATGAACAAGCTGACCAGTCTTTTTGCCATCGCGGCCCTCGCCACCACCGCCGGTATCGCCCAGGCTCGTGACCTGGGCCCGGACGAGGCGCTGAAGCTACGCGATGCAGGCACCATCCAGGATTTCCAGAAGCTCAACGCGGCTGCGCTGGCCAAGTACCCGGGCGGCAAGATCGAGGACACCGAACTGGAGCAGGAGCATGGCCGCTATGTCTATCAGGTCGAGCTGCGTGATGCCCAGGGCGTGCAGTGGGACGTGGAGCTGGACGCCACCAATGGCCAGATCCTGCAAGAGCACCGGGATGACTGATGAAGTTCGTGTTTCGCTATAGCGGCATCTTCGCCCTGATCGTCGCGGTACTGGCCCTCGATGCCCAGGCCCGCGATCTCGACCAGGATGAGGCTCTGCGCCTGCGCCAGGAGGGTGTCATCCGCCCCCTGGAAGATCTGATGGCACCGGCCCTGGGGCGTTACCCCGGGGCCGAGTTGCTGGAGGCGGAACTGGAAGAGGAGGATGACGTGCTGGTCTACGAGGTGGAGCTGCTGACCGCCGACGGCACCGTTCGCGAGTTGGAGCTGGATGCCCGTGACGGTCGTATCCTCAAGGACGAAGTGGAGGACTGATGCGCCTGTTGCTGGTGGAAGACCATGTGCCCCTGGCCGATGAACTGCTGGTCAGCCTCAAAGGGCAGGGCTATGCGGTGGACTGGCTGGCCGATGGCCGTGATGCCGCCTATCAGGGGGCAACCGAGCCTTATGACCTGATCATTCTCGACCTCGGCTTGCCGGGCAAGCCGGGGCTCGAGGTGCTGCGTGAGTGGCGCGCCGGCGGCCTGAGCACGCCCGTGCTGATTCTGACGGCGCGCGGTTCCTGGGCCGAGCGCATCGATGGTCTCAAGGCCGGCGCCGACGACTACCTGACCAAACCCTTCCATCCCGAAGAGCTGGCCCTGCGTATCCAGGCGCTGTTGCGCCGCGCCCACGGCCTGGCCAACCAGCCGCAGCTGGAGGCTGCCGGGCTGCAGCTGGACGAAAGCCGCCAGTGCGTGACGCGTGGCAGTGAGCAGATCGAGCTGACGTCCGCCGAGTTCCGCCTGCTGCGCTACTTCATGCTGCATCCCGGGCAGATCCTGTCCAAGAGCCAGCTGGCCGACCATCTCTATGATGGCGAGAGCGAGCGCGACTCCAATGTCCTGGAGGTGCATGTCAATCGCCTGCGCGGCAAGCTCGGGCGCGAGGTGATAGAGACCCGGCGTGGCCAGGGTTACCGTTACGCCGGGGTCGACACTTGAAGTCGATCCAACGTCGCCTCAGCCTGGGCCTGGCCAGTGTGCTGATCGTGGTGGGCCTGATCCTGGCGCAGAGCAGCCTGTGGCTGTTCGACCACAGCCTGCGCCGCTACCTGCAGGAAGACCTCAAGGACGAGACGCAGACCCTGCTGGTCGCCCTGGTGCGCGGCCAGAGCGGCGTGCAGCTGGACGAGCGGCGGCTGGACCCGACGTTCCAGCGGCCGTTTTCCGGCCACTACTTCCGTATCGATTTTGCCGACGAGACCTGGCGCTCGCGCTCCCTGTGGGATCGTGATATGCCCAAGCCTGCCCGCGCGGGCCTGCAGGACGGCCTGGGTGACGGTCCGCGGGGCCAGTTGCTGCTGGTCTATCGTGGCGACTATCAGCGTTTTGGTCAGCGTTTTTCCATCAGCGTGGCGCAGGACTACACGCCCATTCTGGAGAGCTTTCGTCGCCTGCAATGGCTGGGGCTGGGACTCGGCGCCGCCGCGCTGCTGCTGATCCTGCTGGCCCAGCGCTACACGGTGCGTTCGGCGCTGCGCCCGCTGGAACGGGTGCGCGAGCAGATTGCCCAGCTGCAGCAGGGCCGGCGCACCGAGCTGGACAGCCAGGTGCCGCAGGAGCTGGTGCCGCTGGTGGCGCAGGTCAATCACCTGCTGAGCCATACCGAGGACACCCTCAAGCGTTCGCGCAATGCGCTGGGCAATCTCGGGCATGCCTTGAAGACGCCGCTGGCGGTGCTGGTCAGCCTCAGCGAACGTGAGGAGTTGCGCGATCAGCCCGAGCTGCAGGTCACCCTGCGTGAGCAGCTGGGGCAGATCCGCCAGCGCCTGGAGCGCGAGCTGGGGCGCGCGCGCCTGGCTGGCGAGGCGCTACCGGGGGCGCATTTCGACTGTGCGGCGGAGCTGCCGGGGTTGTTCAGCACCCTGGGCATGATCCACAGCCACGGCCTGAAGCTGGAGTGGCAGGCCGAGCCCGGGCTGTGCCTGCCGTGGGACCGGGAAGACCTGCTCGAGCTGCTCGGCAATCTGCTGGACAACGCCTGCAAATGGGCCGATGCCGAAGTACGCCTGAGCCTGGTGCAGGAAGGCGAGGACTATCGGCTGTGGGTAGACGACGATGGGCCCGGAATCGCCCCCGAACGCCGCGAGGCGGTACTGGGGCGTGGCACCCGCCTGGACGAGCAGGTTGCCGGCCACGGCCTGGGCCTGGGCATCGTGCGTGACATGGTCGAGGCCTGGGGCGGCAGCCTGAGCCTCGAGGACAGCCCGCTGGGCGGGCTGCGGGTCGCGATCAGCCTGCCCGGGCGGCGCTGATCACATGCCGTTGGTGAAGGCCGGATTGCTCAGGTCGATGGCCGCGCGCACCGGCTTCAGCGCTTCGGCGTACTTGCCGAGGATGT
This DNA window, taken from Pseudomonas alcaligenes, encodes the following:
- the queD gene encoding 6-carboxytetrahydropterin synthase QueD, whose translation is MELFKEFTFESAHLLPHVPAGHKCGRLHGHSFRAAIYIEGEVDPHTGWIRDFAEIKAIFKPIYERLDHNYLNDIPGLENPTSENLAKWIWQELKPLLPELSRIRVHETCTSGCEYRGD
- a CDS encoding DUF5329 family protein: MPLSRSRALSTLIFCGNVQAALDEQGRKEVNELLAFVEGSGCRFIRSGSKHSPASNCRDLEEKGLLNSPEDFITRAATASSMSDEPLLVNCRGKLQPSPAGSTARSIACGRLVKRPNW
- a CDS encoding patatin-like phospholipase family protein, with amino-acid sequence MTAIHIKSPALSLRAGKRALRRIREQGLRPADVAILPGAAGGPKGLGIQGLDLALFGDWLPRAPRERTLIGASIGSWRFASACLPDPCAGIRRLGELYTGQRFAKGVSMAEVSRSCVQLLDDLLEGQDAAVLDNPLYRLNIVVVRSHGLLQHDHRGKLGLGLSSVIGNNLLSRSRLGRHFDRIILHDARQMPPLGALNDFRSHFHTLAEDNLRHALLASGSIPMVMEAIREIPGLEPGAYRDGGLLDYHLDLPYQADGVVLYPHFTDKVIPGWFDKGLSWRRGDAERLQDVLLLAPSREYLAKLPHGKLPDRSDFKRYLGDDSGRERYWRKAMIESQRLGDEFLELADSGRLGERLQPL
- a CDS encoding PepSY domain-containing protein, with amino-acid sequence MNKLTSLFAIAALATTAGIAQARDLGPDEALKLRDAGTIQDFQKLNAAALAKYPGGKIEDTELEQEHGRYVYQVELRDAQGVQWDVELDATNGQILQEHRDD
- a CDS encoding PepSY domain-containing protein, with translation MKFVFRYSGIFALIVAVLALDAQARDLDQDEALRLRQEGVIRPLEDLMAPALGRYPGAELLEAELEEEDDVLVYEVELLTADGTVRELELDARDGRILKDEVED
- a CDS encoding response regulator transcription factor, which gives rise to MRLLLVEDHVPLADELLVSLKGQGYAVDWLADGRDAAYQGATEPYDLIILDLGLPGKPGLEVLREWRAGGLSTPVLILTARGSWAERIDGLKAGADDYLTKPFHPEELALRIQALLRRAHGLANQPQLEAAGLQLDESRQCVTRGSEQIELTSAEFRLLRYFMLHPGQILSKSQLADHLYDGESERDSNVLEVHVNRLRGKLGREVIETRRGQGYRYAGVDT
- a CDS encoding sensor histidine kinase, with protein sequence MKSIQRRLSLGLASVLIVVGLILAQSSLWLFDHSLRRYLQEDLKDETQTLLVALVRGQSGVQLDERRLDPTFQRPFSGHYFRIDFADETWRSRSLWDRDMPKPARAGLQDGLGDGPRGQLLLVYRGDYQRFGQRFSISVAQDYTPILESFRRLQWLGLGLGAAALLLILLAQRYTVRSALRPLERVREQIAQLQQGRRTELDSQVPQELVPLVAQVNHLLSHTEDTLKRSRNALGNLGHALKTPLAVLVSLSEREELRDQPELQVTLREQLGQIRQRLERELGRARLAGEALPGAHFDCAAELPGLFSTLGMIHSHGLKLEWQAEPGLCLPWDREDLLELLGNLLDNACKWADAEVRLSLVQEGEDYRLWVDDDGPGIAPERREAVLGRGTRLDEQVAGHGLGLGIVRDMVEAWGGSLSLEDSPLGGLRVAISLPGRR